A genomic window from Bos javanicus breed banteng chromosome 13, ARS-OSU_banteng_1.0, whole genome shotgun sequence includes:
- the LOC133259300 gene encoding small ribosomal subunit protein uS3, translating to MAVQISKKRKFVADGIFKAELNEFLTRELAEDGYSGVEVRVTPTRTEIIILATRTQNVLGEKGRRIRELTAVVQKRFGFPEGSVELYAEKVATRGLCAIAQAESLRYKLLGGLAVRRACYGVLRFIMESGAKGCEVVVSGKLRGQRAKSMKFVDGLMIHSGDPVNYYVDTAVRHVLLRQGVLGIKVKIMLPWDPTGKIGPKKPLPDHVSIVEPKDEILPTTPISEQKGGKPEPPAMPQPVPTA from the coding sequence ATGGCCGTGCAAATTTCCAAAAAGAGGAAGTTTGTCGCTGATGGCATCTTCAAAGCTGAACTGAACGAGTTTCTCACTCGGGAGCTGGCTGAAGATGGGTACTCTGGAGTTGAGGTCCGAGTTACACCAACCAGGACAGAAATCATTATCTTGGCCACCAGGACACAGAATGTCCTTGGTGAGAAGGGCCGGCGGATCCGGGAATTGACTGCTGTGGTTCAGAAGAGATTTGGCTTCCCTGAAGGCAGTGTAGAGCTTTATGCTGAAAAGGTAGCCACAAGAGGACTGTGTGCCATTGCCCAGGCAGAGTCTCTGCGTTACAAACTCCTAGGAGGCCTTGCTGTGCGGAGGGCCTGCtatggtgtgctgcggttcatcaTGGAGAGTGGGGCCAAAGGCTGCGAGGTCGTGGTGTCTGGGAAACTTCGAGGACAGAGGGCTAAATCCATGAAGTTTGTGGATGGCCTCATGATCCACAGTGGGGACCCTGTTAACTACTATGTGGACACTGCCGTGCGCCATGTGCTGCTCAGACAGGGTGTGCTGGGCATCAAGGTAAAGATCATGCTGCCTTGGGACCCGACTGGTAAGATTGGCCCTAAGAAGCCTCTGCCTGATCACGTGAGCATTGTGGAACCCAAAGATGAAATActgcccaccacccccatctCTGAACAGAAGGGTGGGAAGCCAGAGCCGCCTGCCATGCCCCAGCCGGTACCCACAGCATAA